A stretch of Lysinibacillus agricola DNA encodes these proteins:
- a CDS encoding pentapeptide repeat-containing protein, which produces MTTKFKIELPLIPNDLVKGTFEDVFYDEEPYLSNQLISNTSRENDSIERLILSKVMFQKVSLINSNFNKIDMTDVIFENCDLSNSKFNEGIIHRVTFKNCKLVGVDFSEANLGNVSFEDCVMNLCNFGETRLKQVCFEQSSLRSTSYYDCQFKKMKFEKCNIDEVDFSDTPLNNVDISTCTFERLNVTLKNLSGCVISSEQAIGFAELLGLKVKR; this is translated from the coding sequence ATGACTACAAAATTTAAAATTGAACTCCCGCTTATTCCAAATGATTTGGTTAAAGGAACTTTTGAAGATGTTTTTTATGATGAGGAACCTTATTTATCAAATCAACTAATTTCAAATACAAGTAGAGAAAATGATAGTATTGAACGTTTGATTTTATCTAAAGTTATGTTTCAGAAAGTATCTTTGATTAACTCGAACTTTAACAAGATTGATATGACCGATGTAATCTTTGAAAACTGTGACTTATCTAACTCAAAATTTAACGAGGGAATTATACATCGAGTTACATTTAAAAACTGTAAACTAGTAGGTGTTGATTTTTCAGAGGCCAATTTAGGAAACGTTTCTTTTGAAGATTGTGTGATGAATTTATGTAACTTTGGAGAAACAAGATTAAAACAGGTTTGTTTTGAACAGTCGTCATTACGTAGTACAAGCTATTACGACTGCCAATTTAAGAAAATGAAATTTGAAAAATGTAACATTGATGAAGTTGATTTTAGCGATACGCCTCTAAATAATGTAGATATAAGCACATGTACATTTGAACGATTAAATGTAACATTAAAAAATTTAAGCGGTTGTGTGATTTCCAGTGAACAAGCAATTGGCTTTGCTGAATTACTAGGTTTAAAAGTTAAACGATAA
- a CDS encoding Ger(x)C family spore germination protein: MKKKITLIVSLTAVLLLSGCWDVSEPQRMYYIDGIGIDYKDGQYEIYMQIINFASVAKSETPNPQATQAEVGFAKGKTMEEAFFKLYRSIDQKVFWGHMTFLLFSEDALKHENAIPIIDSFLRHRETRYQILTYSTQEPIKDILLVTPILNKSLTASKLSNPLHTKDLETYVEPVDLRKLVIDLNEPSHEVNIPFVTINKNWETTNEPTVETALTGVGVLSKDGFKGFINNEAARGIQWMTPKKTRGEVTFKLDSSKERDYLTVDLEKLSLDVKPIVKNNEVKFEIDVKFNAIINGFKGKVSSDEIRKGIIKSVKKDIKSTYEEGLKLDVDIYRLSEQLYRKNVKVWKKIEKDGKVPLTADSISKLDVTVNKINPGRKSFAETIKE, from the coding sequence ATGAAGAAAAAAATTACGTTAATAGTTAGTTTAACAGCTGTACTATTGCTTTCTGGATGTTGGGATGTCTCTGAACCACAAAGAATGTACTATATTGACGGGATTGGTATCGATTATAAAGATGGTCAATATGAAATATATATGCAAATCATCAACTTTGCTAGTGTTGCTAAATCTGAAACGCCTAATCCTCAAGCGACACAGGCAGAGGTTGGATTTGCTAAAGGAAAAACGATGGAAGAGGCATTTTTTAAATTATACCGCTCCATTGACCAAAAAGTTTTCTGGGGACATATGACTTTTCTTCTTTTCTCAGAGGATGCCTTGAAACATGAGAATGCAATCCCCATTATTGACAGTTTTTTACGCCATCGGGAAACAAGATATCAAATATTGACTTATTCTACACAGGAACCTATTAAAGATATTCTTTTAGTCACACCGATATTAAATAAATCGTTAACAGCTTCAAAACTTAGCAATCCATTGCATACAAAAGATTTAGAAACATATGTAGAGCCCGTTGATTTACGAAAACTAGTTATCGACTTAAATGAGCCGAGTCATGAAGTTAATATTCCATTCGTTACAATCAACAAAAACTGGGAGACAACCAACGAGCCAACAGTGGAAACTGCCTTAACAGGTGTCGGAGTACTTTCAAAGGATGGATTTAAAGGCTTTATAAATAATGAGGCGGCAAGAGGTATCCAATGGATGACTCCCAAAAAAACTCGTGGAGAAGTAACCTTTAAATTAGACAGTAGTAAAGAAAGAGATTACTTAACAGTAGATTTAGAAAAATTAAGTTTAGACGTTAAACCCATTGTTAAAAACAATGAAGTAAAATTTGAAATTGATGTAAAATTTAATGCGATAATCAATGGTTTCAAAGGAAAAGTATCCTCTGACGAAATAAGAAAAGGTATTATTAAGTCAGTTAAAAAAGATATAAAATCAACATATGAAGAGGGCTTAAAGTTAGATGTTGATATTTACCGCTTATCAGAGCAGCTATATCGAAAAAACGTAAAGGTATGGAAAAAAATAGAGAAAGATGGTAAGGTTCCATTGACAGCAGATTCAATTAGTAAATTAGATGTTACCGTAAATAAAATTAATCCTGGTCGAAAATCATTTGCTGAAACAATTAAAGAATAG
- a CDS encoding carboxymuconolactone decarboxylase family protein, whose product MSQRVAYYDVAPDGMKIMMDMEKYTKTSTIHRTIRELIKIRVSQINGCAYCINLHTADARKMGETEQRIYCLNAWNECSFYTPEEKVALELSEHITLIPTKRVPEDLYKRVREHYDEKQYVDLVLIINQINSWNRISIAMGNTVTE is encoded by the coding sequence ATGAGTCAAAGAGTTGCTTACTACGATGTTGCACCTGATGGAATGAAAATTATGATGGATATGGAGAAATACACGAAGACGTCGACAATTCATCGAACGATTAGGGAGCTTATTAAAATTAGAGTTTCTCAAATTAATGGGTGCGCCTACTGTATAAATTTGCATACAGCTGATGCTCGTAAGATGGGTGAAACTGAGCAGCGTATTTATTGTTTAAATGCTTGGAATGAATGCTCTTTTTATACACCAGAAGAGAAAGTTGCTCTAGAACTAAGCGAACATATTACGCTAATTCCTACTAAAAGAGTTCCTGAAGATCTCTATAAAAGAGTACGTGAACACTATGACGAGAAACAATATGTTGACCTTGTACTAATCATCAATCAAATTAACAGCTGGAATAGGATTTCGATTGCAATGGGAAATACAGTGACTGAATAG
- a CDS encoding VOC family protein produces MAEKYVHHICIQTNTYAESLNFYTEVLGFELVQESTNFHERHFNTWLKLGAFYIELQTEKFNKELDACNSNAQGIVHFCLWVDNLSQEVERLKDMNVNFICKKDEIIYKVENGHLCKLKAPEGTIIEIRDNKGI; encoded by the coding sequence ATGGCTGAAAAGTATGTGCATCACATATGTATACAAACTAATACATATGCTGAATCTTTAAATTTTTACACGGAAGTATTGGGATTTGAACTAGTACAAGAGTCAACAAACTTCCACGAAAGACATTTTAATACTTGGTTAAAACTCGGAGCATTTTATATTGAACTCCAAACCGAGAAATTTAATAAAGAACTTGATGCATGCAATTCAAATGCTCAGGGGATTGTACATTTCTGTTTATGGGTTGACAATCTTAGCCAAGAGGTAGAACGATTAAAGGATATGAATGTTAATTTTATTTGCAAAAAGGATGAAATTATTTATAAAGTTGAAAATGGCCATCTCTGTAAGTTAAAAGCGCCTGAAGGAACCATTATAGAAATCCGTGATAATAAAGGAATATAA